From Watersipora subatra chromosome 2, tzWatSuba1.1, whole genome shotgun sequence, one genomic window encodes:
- the LOC137388241 gene encoding uncharacterized protein: MPVVRAILNGCGFQCLVDTGSERTLVSLQVLTGSTRLRPSYPLLTADGKASHVKGQCRVVVGVKGHCFGVAALVMDKLCNLGVDCLLNGDVIDHMGGVTVRRGSDAKYSVRWKPYQNGCCGVPAGQDTGAGCACGVARVAPLSGLGGDLVSLRVDDPDFVATFAQGRWTVSWRWSGESPKGLQIQVMEYKCTRAPNLHERYCAEIESWISKGWLKRWSRPIEGIIPLLAVFQPTKDKVRPVMDYRELNAFVESHTGGDAVAVCGEKIRKWRQLRGRLEVVDLKSAYLQIHVSEELWKYQVVKYKRVPYALTRLGFGLSCAPRIMTKILGKVLSLDEWVRRGTDHYIDDIVVQESVLGVEELRKHLAKHGLATKEPEGLDGGRLLGISLKGNARGHLQMSRGTALSEIHLEPAGLTKRELFLFCGRLVGHYPVAGWLRPYCSFLKRLGCNGAWDAPVEKEVSSLASELYTRVCQEDPVRGPWHVRPDGSVVVWTDASSLGLGVAIKVNGSIVEDASWRRMESDHSHINVAELEAVG, encoded by the coding sequence ATGCCGGTCGTTCGAGCAATTCTGAATGGTTGCGGTTTTCAGTGTCTGGTTGACACTGGAAGCGAGAGGACTCTGGTAAGTCTGCAGGTGTTGACAGGCTCAACCCGACTTAGGCCGAGCTACCCGCTGTTGACAGCGGATGGTAAGGCGTCTCATGTGAAGGGTCAGTGTCGGGTGGTCGTCGGTGTAAAGGGACACTGTTTCGGCGTTGCGGCACTCGTTATGGACAAGCTGTGCAATCTTGGGGTTGACTGCTTGCTGAATGGCGACGTCATTGACCACATGGGAGGCGTCACTGTCCGTAGAGGAAGTGATGCAAAGTATTCGGTCAGGTGGAAACCCTATCAGAATGGATGCTGTGGAGTACCTGCTGGGCAGGATACTGGGGCTGGCTGCGCATGCGGGGTGGCAAGGGTGGCACCGTTGTCGGGGTTGGGTGGTGATCTGGTGTCACTGCGAGTCGACGACCCCGATTTTGTTGCCACTTTTGCCCAAGGCCGATGGACCGTTAGCTGGCGGTGGTCCGGGGAATCTCCGAAAGGATTGCAGATCCAGGTCATGGAGTACAAGTGTACTCGGGCACCTAACCTGCATGAGCGGTACTGTGCTGAAATTGAGAGCTGGATCTCAAAAGGTTGGTTGAAAAGGTGGAGTCGGCCCATTGAGGGTATTATCCCCCTTTTGGCTGTGTTCCAACCAACAAAGGACAAAGTGCGACCAGTCATGGACTACCGTGAGCTGAACGCGTTTGTCGAGAGTCACACGGGAGGTGATGCGGTCGCTGTGTGCGGCGAGAAAATCCGGAAGTGGAGACAGTTGCGTGGCAGACTTGAGGTAGTTGACCTCAAGTCCGCGTACCTACAAATCCATGTTTCGGAGGAACTGTGGAAATACCAGGTCGTGAAGTATAAGAGGGTCCCTTATGCGCTGACACGTTTAGGCTTCGGGCTTTCGTGTGCGCCTaggatcatgaccaaaatccTAGGCAAGGTTCTTTCGCTCGACGAGTGGGTCCGACGAGGGACTGACCACTATATCGACGATATAGTGGTGCAGGAGTCTGTGCTTGGCGTGGAGGAGCTGAGGAAGCACCTTGCTAAGCATGGACTGGCGACGAAAGAGCCGGAGGGCCTTGATGGAGGTCGGTTGTTGGGCATTTCTCTGAAGGGAAATGCTCGTGGACATTTGCAGATGTCGAGGGGAACTGCACTCTCCGAAATTCATCTTGAGCCAGCTGGGCTGACTAAGAGAGAGCTTTTCTTGTTTTGTGGCCGACTTGTCGGTCATTACCCAGTGGCTGGGTGGTTGCGGCCCTATTGCAGCTTCTTGAAGCGGCTGGGATGCAACGGAGCCTGGGATGCCCCTGTTGAAAAGGAGGTCAGCTCGCTAGCTAGTGAGCTTTACACAAGGGTATGCCAGGAGGACCCTGTTAGGGGTCCGTGGCATGTAAGACCGGACGGTTCGGTCGTTGTGTGGACAGATGCTAGCTCTCTGGGCCTCGGTGTGGCAATCAAGGTTAATGGCAGCATTGTTGAGGATGCGTCGTGGCGGAGGATGGAGTCAGACCATTCACACATCAATGTTGCTGAATTGGAAGCTGTGGGATGA
- the LOC137388242 gene encoding uncharacterized protein has protein sequence MSNTIDRRNRVRTKGAAEMLVKRRPGVIRDTITEYGLSVTMRLVPTVENKADRMMRVPKKWLGHRGMSGGEAESMAAAICTGETLGDAVWAAHLPHHLGVERTLYLAQQVRSDLTREQVKRELAGCEACQRVDPAPRGENLLETGSLAVEGNWCRVAIDVTHYGGQVFLSMVDCGPSRFAIWRRLPSETAAHIVAQLRTIVIERGPCDELLMDNSMAFRSATVAQFADEWGISLRFLAAYAPSGNGIVERNHRTIKRIAERGRISLEEATFWYNVTPRKDEVSQGKFAIGDEVWVKPSTPSCTRQRAPGVITGVISKHNVCVDGMPRHVRDVRKRRFGTDRSRENGIRELVEDGRPNLDRLRGSAAPPPPQLHPCEVAEVSEGDVEDGLQTAEDEVQNMDGEPQTAGVPSGDLDPDEPELQPLMLRRSQRERRRPQYLDDYEG, from the exons ATGTCAAATACAATTGACCGGCGCAATCGTGTTCGCACGAAAGGTGCTGCAGAGATGCTGGTGAAGCGTCGGCCCGGGGTGATCCGTGATACGATCACCGAGTACGGCTTATCGGTCACTATGCGTCTTGTACCTACTGTGGAGAACAAGGCGGATAGGATGATGAGGGTGCCCAAGAAGTGGCTCGGGCATCGTGGGATGAGTGGAGGCGAGGCCGAGAGCATGGCTGCTGCCATCTGCACCGGCGAGACCCTCGGGGATGCTGTGTGGGCGGCTCATTTGCCTCACCATCTGGGTGTCGAGAGAACACTGTACCTTGCTCAGCAAGTACGCAGTGACTTGACACGGGAGCAGGTCAAACGCGAGCTGGCTGGCTGTGAGGCCTGTCAGCGCGTTGACCCGGCTCCGAGAGGTGAGAACCTCTTGGAAACAGGCAGCTTGGCTGTCGAGGGGAACTGGTGCCGGGTGGCCATAGACGTGACTCACTATGGCGGCCAGGTGTTCCTGTCCATGGTTGATTGCGGGCCCTCACGTTTCGCTATCTGGCGCCGCTTGCCAAGTGAGACGGCAGCGCACATCGTGGCTCAGTTACGCACGATCGTAATTGAGCGAGGGCCGTGTGACGAATTGTTAATGGACAATTCCATGGCGTTTAGGTCAGCAACTGTTGCACAGTTCGCTGACGAGTGGGGGATTTCTCTGAGATTTCTTGCCGCTTACGCCCCGAGTGGCAACGGAATCGTTGAGAGGAATCACCGGACAATCAAGAGGATTGCCGAGAGGGGAAGAATTAGCCTCGAGGAGGCGACGTTCTGGTATAATGTCACGCCTCGCAAGG ATGAGGTCAGTCAAGGCAAGTTTGCTATCGGCGATGAGGTGTGGGTGAAACCCTCGACTCCGTCGTGCACTAGGCAGAGGGCACCGGGAGTGATTACCGGAGTCATTTCAAAGCACAACGTGTGCGTGGATGGCATGCCGAGGCATGTGAGGGATGTCCGCAAACGGCGGTTTGGCACTGACCGTAGTAGGGAAAACGGCATCCGTGAACTGGTCGAAGACGGCCGGCCTAATCTAGATAGATTACGCGGTTCTGCTGCTCCCCCACCGCCTCAGCTGCATCCCTGTGAGGTGGCTGAGGTCTCGGAGGGGGATGTGGAGGACGGTCTTCAGACTGCCGAGGATGAAGTTCAAAACATGGATGGTGAGCCTCAGACTGCTGGGGTTCCATCCGGGGATTTAGATCCTGATGAACCTGAGCTTCAACCGTTAATGCTCAGGCGGTCGCAGCGAGAGCGACGGCGTCCCCAGTATTTGGATGACTATGAGGGATAG